Part of the Hirundo rustica isolate bHirRus1 chromosome 3, bHirRus1.pri.v3, whole genome shotgun sequence genome, GAGCATAGCCACTGTTCCGGTAGTTGGGCAACACGCTGATGCCAAATCCATAACCCTCAGGGCTGTAAAACCGAGGGCTTTCAATAAGGCTGATGGATGAGTTCTCAAGGATTTTGCTGAAATTGTGAATTACCCAcacagctgtgggacagggcatCTCTGTCAGAGTCACATCATCAATAGCAATCCCACCCGATGAAGAGCTGGGGTTGCCCTTCAGTCCTTGGAAGAGGTAACGGAACTTCTTCTGAGCATTGAGGGTCACGTGGGCAATTTTCCAGTTGGAGTCACTGTCCGCtttggcaaaaggaaagaaaaaaacattaccaTCAGTGTGATTAGAGATATTATGAAGCAACTTGCCCCTAGCCATCCATCCCAGCTGCACATTTAGACAACTGGACTCCTCACAGAGTCCCAAAGGCCAGAGATCTTAAGTTGATATTGTGACTATAATATATCCACATTGTTTTGTCATCCAAATGCTTTGGACATGTTGTACAAGGCACTCTTCACACATTAGGGAATGACAGCCTCCAGTATAAAGAGCAAAGCCTAAGGGCTAAGATTAAACAAGAGGATGGGAATCAGTGACCCAATGTGTTCCTGACActtttttaatggatttatCTTTCACTGCAAACTGCTGGAGCCTGATGTAGGCAGGTTATGATCAGTCTTCTGTTTTGACAACATAAATCACATGCAGCCACAGTGGCTGAGTTTGTCCGATTTAGCAAATCACCCAAAGTGGGAATCCAGTTCAAATTTCCAAAACTGCATATGCTTTTATATTTCCAGTTATCTAAAAATCAGTCTGAGGTTCTTATTGactgcagagagcacagctATTTTACACCTGAACAGGCCATTCTTAGATCATATAGCAGCCAGTAAAGACAGAGTCAGCTGGTCTCCATCATGGCTTGGGATCCCTCTCAAACACTGAGTGCAACATAATATTAGGATAATATGCTGTGACTTCTGCTGTGAAGCACCAAAATTACATTATTACAACCCACAGTTTCTCTGCTAAATGTGCTCATAGCTGTATTGCAAGATTTCTGGTAACTTTGGGAAAATCTTTTGGTTTCTGACCCAGTCTTCTGTGCTCATGGGCACAGTAGGACAACTCACTCTCTCTATCCAAATATTCATCTTATTTCCAGAATTACCTTGAAAGGTTTGAATTTTCCTCATCTTGCGAATGTTCCCAGTGCCATCATCCTCTTTAAGCCAGATGATCAGCTTGTCAGAAGGGCTTCCTGTGGTCCTATAGAAGAACTGGAGGCACTGTTGGGTTCTCTTTGGATAAAGGATCCGGGACTCTAGGATTGCCACCTCGTCTGCCTGGCCAGAGTTGGTGTTGAAGTACATGAAGTAGCCAGCATCTGGGAAGAAAGAGCAGTCTGTTACTGCCTGTTTACACATTTCTTGCAAAGCTGCATAGTATAAATTCATCATTTCATCTGCACTCTTTTAGTAAACAGAAGAGTAGTACTTAACATGAACAATAAAGGAAATGACATGACAACCATCCAGGACAGACTGGGATAACAATAGGAGTAGCAGTTCAGCATATACATGGAACTCACTGCTGTCAGCTCATGTCAGTTTTGCATTAGTTGGTCTAATTGGAATTTGGATTCTTCAGGAATGTCAGATGTATGAGGCAGAGAATTCAGTATTGACCACAAGTAATTAGtagatatatattttaatcTTGATTTATACTGAAGATAATCTAAAAATGAGATCTTAGAAGTCATGTGCTATATTACCTTGCAAAGAGTGAGATAATTTCTTATCAGCTATAAAGATAATAACAGGGTTTGGACACAGAACACTGTCCTGACCTTGAACATGCAGAAGGTCTTTTTTTACAGCTTGCCCAAACAGTTCAAAACTCAAAGATTCACCATAAGAAGATTACTTAAAAATTCCTGCTCCTCTATTTCCCATTAACATTTTTGAAGTGttctttattttagttttgaagTGTCTACTTTTATCCTCATATTTACAAGGATTAACTATTTGCACACCTATCATATCTTGGTATCACACCAAGTTGTCATGTCTTATCTGTATTGtgttgctttttaattattcaaTCTAGTCAGTGATTAAATGAATAAGTTAATATTTTTAGCTATTGTGTGAAAGCTCCATGGACTCTTGCCGAAGATAACATatcttagaatcacagaatggtttgggttggaaagaaccttaacgatcatctggttccaacagTTATACCTGCAGCTTTATAAAGGCAGTGCACCTTCCTGCAGGGTTAGTGAAGGGTCTCGAGGTGTTTTATCAGGTTCTCTCTACTCAGTCAGGGGAATTATCTTCATTCCCTGCCACGTGGTAGCAATGCTTTGAACTCGTATCCACAGAAACCTTGCCAGAGATTGCTCTATGCAATGTATGACATTTGACCATCAGTTaaacttattttcatttgaagtgTATTAAATCCAAGTATGATCACTCTTGCTCCAAGTGAGAAGCAGGGCTGTGAGCCTGTTGTTGCAATTGTTATAGTAACAAAACCCCGAATGATCTAGACTCTATCTCCTTTTTGATAAGAAAGTCAAATAAAGGCAAACTTAAGTATATTTGGCAATTAGAATATGGCCTTGGTAGTTTTCAGCAGACTCCCTAAATGTTAAGCTGTACTTTCCCTCCTTCAATTTAGCTGGCAATAAGTCAAAACCCCAGAATATCAAAACTGGGGAAAATAGGATCCATCTGTGTTAGAAACTTGGAATTTGCTCCCACTTGAAATGATTGCAGAACCAGCCCtcaaaaaatgtcagaaattcCTGATGGAGTCAATGACCCTTTGGAGATGCCAAAAGGAGAGACTCCCTACTCATGCAATTCATTTTTTACACTCTGGAGATCCTCAGAGGCACCCGCTCCTCTCCATTAACTCTTAAAAAAGTATTGATACTCATTTTGTACTGAGTCACTGGATGTTAAAACCTAAGTGCACACTAAGTTCCCAGTTCAGGCAGATTGGATTTTATGTGATAAACTCAAAAACTCAGTTAAATTATCTTTTCTAGTTACAATTGTACTGTACAGGTtgagaaagaggagagaaagaattAATCAGCTGAGGGTTAGAAATAAGTATTTCTAGAAAATATCACATGGTTTTCTTGAGTTATATTCTTGGGCCTGATCAATAACTACAGGACCACATTATAAAAGGTGGGACATCTGTTCTTTCCAGTGGGGGGGGTCACTTGCGGGCAGTAAACTACTCCTGAGTGCAGAAAGCTGAAGAGTAACAAAGCACAAGTGAATGTGCTTTAGGTCAGGAGTCCTTCCCCTCTACTGAGGCAAAATTTACCAGAGCAGTCACTTTTATCTTGGAATTGTGTAGTAGTTTACCCTGTATAAACAATGACAAATTAGGTTCTTGCTTTTCAGAACTGCCTATTGGGATTTAATCTTTATTCTCAGCTGTAAACTTGCACCCTGTGACAGTGAGTGGGGCTCACTGCTCTATTTTTGAGACTGTCTTCCTTTGAAAAATGGTGAAATTAccatgtcaaaaaaaaaaaaaggtatccACAAAACTCCTATGACAAAATCTTTTCAACTTTCTTCTGCTTCCAGAACTAGAATTCCACAAGCTTAACTTCCCATTTGCATTGCAAACACAACATTTATGAGTGGCTACAAGTGCTATTTGATTCTTATCATGAGATAATATAACTCTTACACAGACTTTGGAAGTTGCAGTAAATAGTTTCTCAGGTTATATTTAAAAGACCTCTAGTTAAGATTGTTCTTTGTCCTCTTTAATCTTACTGGTGGACAATATTCCATTAAATTGAAAAAGTTTACTGAGAGTGGGAATACAAACACTATCTAGAGTCTTTAACAACTTCTCTGAACCCATCACTGTAGTCAACCATAGAGAAAACCCAGCTCAGGAagtattttattcctttcttttaccTCTACAGTGCCCAGAAAGTGTGTGGTCCTCCTGCCCCATCACACTGCCCTGTTGATGGATCCAGTCTTGATCATGGTTTGTGCCCTGGATCATACCACAGATGTTTTCAAGCTCGAAAGAACACTGGTCCAAAAAGGTGTGAgttgaagctgaaaaaaatacacacatggTCACCTCAGAGCAAGATACTAGCTCACTGAAATTTCTGCTCTAATTTTGGTGGGAGGTTGTTTACAGTATTATAACCACCCTGTAGAGAGGACAACCCTCATGTTAGCAGATGTGAGCCCAATCACTCAAAATAGGAAACATTTGATTTCTGGAGGGATTCTCTGGGTAAAGAAAACAGTCTTTGATCTCTTTGCAGAAGGTTAATAAGGCCCATGTGGCAGTGACCGATGGTGACTGTCTTTGTGCCTCTTTACCAGTCTTTGTGTATTTAACTCTTCCTTGGATGAGGTTATAGTTCTTCATGGCAGTTCTCTCATTGATGAACTTGAGCTCTGTCCTTCCACTCCAAGCAAAGTCCACGCAGTTACCTTGCGCTGGTTCAGCTGAATTTGCCTGCAAGTTGATgcttctgctgccagcaccGAGGAGACAATGACTTCTTGGTAACAACGGTGATCAGCGATAACATCTCCAACCAGCTCAGCAACCTAGACAGTGTGGGACTCTAGACCTAGCCAATCTCAGGTGCAAAACAATCTGATTAAGTCCAAATGTCAGTAAAAGAGGACAAAGTGCCGTTGCATTCACGTCAAAAAAGCACAATAAGTCTGCCCACACACCACAGGCAGAATACAACCACAGGTCTGAACTCCTGGGAGCAGTGTGGGAGAAAAAATGtgaatggtttttttttcttgttaactTTCCTTGActaatttttacaaaaataatgacTGTGAGAAGAGCCAAAAAGGAATGAGAAGGGAATAAATTGATTGTGTTTATCAGCACACCACAGGTCCTGTCCCATTCCTCTTCAAGCACATTTGAAAAGACTTTTTGTGAGTTTAGAGGAGTGAGGGAGGTGAACCAGCATGGCTCAAGTATAACTAAAGAAACCGTTTGCCATGGTTAAATTGTGACTTACTGCAGTTGTACATGCGATTTAGTCTTTCCAGGTCAATGGCACTGAGGTCTAGACGTTGTCCAATTATGTCATCAAATGCTGGTATCTTTGCTGTGATTGTGGGGACACTTGCATTTTTGTTAAATGAAAATGGTTCATAGTGCATCAATGATTCGTAGTCATAGGGGGTGTTCAGATCAGTGATGTAGGCGTCATTATACTTCGCAAAATTATGCTCTTTGCCTggtaaaagaacagaaaagtgcttccttttcagagaaaatggaaagcaaatgACATTAGCATGTCCCCCTGGATACAGTTTTCTAAGGCACAAATTATATACCCAAAAGCAATTACTTCACAACAAAATACTAAAACTTATCAAGATTTGTGTTTGTCATTTGACAATAAAGCGGCGCCTTTGGATTGCAGTTCTGTGCTCTCACAGGCGACTTCAGTAAATTCCAAAAATAATATCAATGAGCTGTAAAGAATAGGATACATAGGAAGTTAGATTAGAATTAATAGGAATGGTTTAACAGCAATTATCCTGAAGGATTAAGTTTAAGGATTAATGTACTCCATTCCAGAATCTGTGACTATTGATGCAAACCTTTCCCAAGGTATTAGATCATATATGGAGAAGGAGAGGCCCTGAAACTCATAAAGGAGACAAATATTACAGCCCTGAAGTGTCTTCAGGTTCTGttcttctttgaaataaataatgccCTAGCAATCTCTGGGGGGGGaaagaattatatttttacCCTAGATTTACAATCTTGATAtgatatttcttttgaaatggcTTTTGGAAACATGTTTCTCATGGTTTCTTGGTGAAGTAATTTGTCCTTAGAGAAAGCTTTTCATTATGAAGTTGTCTGCTAGGGCAAAGAGAAGGAGCCACTTCACATGCTTTGGTATAGAAGTAAAATGAGCTTGCCAGCATTTACGATTGCAAACAATGTTTTCAGaatatttggcatttttttttcaaagagacTGTGCTGGTGGGTAATTACACTTTCTCCGCTTAACAACTGCCCTCCCCTTCTGCAAATCACAAAGGTCTTCAGTTCAAGGCTTGAGATTATATAAGAGcttggaattgttttctttcacagactTGAACTGCACTTcttatcaaaaataaaaaaccccacctcttCTAATCACTCCTGTTGAAATGAATTATTGTTATGTAATACAGAATCAGATCTCACAGGGGACAACAGGAAAAACTGCCTACGGATTAGGGGAACTCTGAAGAGTTTGCGAAACTCATAAAGCTTCTGAATGGAGTGATACTAAACCTGAAGGCAAGAACCTGCAGAGACACACCAAGGTAGGAGAGAGCAGGACAGAGCCCTATTTCATATTTCCcatctaatctaatctaataattttaaggttttttcATGTGCAAAgtgaatattttcagtttcaggAAAGCCTGAATCTCTGAATATAAAACCTTTCAGATTTTGAAAGGATCTTTGCCTACAGAAGAGCTACCGCAAAACTCACCATCTAAATAAGTTTACAATTTGCATTACAtggtaaaagaaaacagattcaGAAAGGggaattaatttgtttaaaataagagAGCAGAGCAGTCCAAGGGCCAAGAGTAAATAAAAGTCCTGATTTCCAAGCAGGAAAACCTCTCTCCTCTGGCCTTAAACAATGTCTGGGTTTGACCAGAGAAGTTGCActaaaatttcttaatttacaATGGTCTCAGGCGCGGCTCACCATTTCTAAAATTCTATCTTTGGGAAAGTCTTTAAATCTAGAAGTGAAAATGGGATATTGATAAATTTACACTTTGCAAAATCTAACTTGAATATTACAACCCACCTGCAATAATTTCATCCCACCAGATATTCACATAGTCATCCCGGTCCATCCTCGACTGCTCATGGTAAAATCCTAAAGCGTGCAGGATCTCATGTTCCACAATTGCTCTGTAGTCACACCCTGACCCAATTGAGAGGTTCTGTCCAGTCTGCAGGTCCCCCACCATGGACCAACACCTGAAAAAGAGGGAGAGCTTACTCTCTGTTCAGTACTTTTCTTCTCCGTATTTAACTTTTCAATCTTCTCACTGGATTTAAAGTAAGATTGTAAGAgtttttaatatgaaaagagTGACATAAATCATTATTTAGATGCCGACCACATGCCTTGATATCCTAAAAATACTCTATCCTGAAAGCAGACTAATCCTCTGTGTCAGAGAAGCTCATCCTGTATTTTTGAAAGCCACAGAAGTTTCGTCCTGCATCAGCTGCCATTTAGCCAAGAAACATAAAACATACAATCTACCTGGAAACAGCAAATTCATCAGAACAGACTGTTTGTGCAATAACTTAGGCCAGAGAAAAGACCCAGGAGTATTTAGAACAGCAACATTTGGTCCtttttaatagcaaaaatattttgcattggCCAGAGGTGTGAAAATACAAGATCTTCAACACTGACTTCTCAAAAAAGTCATGGTGCTTGTAAACTTGTAAGAGAAGTGTCATAGGATATTCAAGGAAGAACCAAAGGCAGAAACATGAACTTctgggaaaacaagaaatattcACAGCTGATATAGTGagatttttgtgcttttctacattttctttcaaaacataCTTAGCTGTAGGAAATAAATCCTTTCAGTTCTTGAAAACTTGAATTTCTGAGCATAAAACCCTTTCAGATTTTGAGAGACCATTCATTAAAGTAGAATAATGTCAAAACACTAGAAATATTACAATagattgtctttttttctgtctgtcttccCGAAATTACCAGATGTAAATTTTAGCTATTCACATTCACATTCTTGGCAAGTTAAAAGTATGTACATGGGGGTCTTCatcaaaatagaaaacaatGGGAAAGTGGAAGTAGCTGATGAAAACCCAGCAATGCCAGGATTCACCTTCAGAGCTCATCCTCTAAATACCAGTCAGCAGTGGGAGCAGTCGCTTGCAAGCTCTTTGTCTAAGAATGTAAGATGAGTTGTTTTCCTGGTGgcctctttttctctgttgtcaGCAAACCTTTGGGCTGCTAAAGTCAAATGGAATGAGTTCCCAGCTGATTCTACACGGTGAAACTAAACAGAAATTGATGCTACCCTTACCCATCTTGTTTGCTAAAGAAAATGTAGGTTCTTTCTCCTTCATAT contains:
- the MEP1A gene encoding meprin A subunit alpha isoform X2: MGSSILPLCLTLLLCSVYGSPVSVGHLSGEADAGAGEIFKDIPQINLAAGLDLFQGDILLPKNQRNALRNETYRWKFPIPYILGDDLDLNAKGVILQAFEMFRLKSCIDFKPYEGERTYIFFSKQDGCWSMVGDLQTGQNLSIGSGCDYRAIVEHEILHALGFYHEQSRMDRDDYVNIWWDEIIAGKEHNFAKYNDAYITDLNTPYDYESLMHYEPFSFNKNASVPTITAKIPAFDDIIGQRLDLSAIDLERLNRMYNCTSTHTFLDQCSFELENICGMIQGTNHDQDWIHQQGSVMGQEDHTLSGHCRDAGYFMYFNTNSGQADEVAILESRILYPKRTQQCLQFFYRTTGSPSDKLIIWLKEDDGTGNIRKMRKIQTFQADSDSNWKIAHVTLNAQKKFRYLFQGLKGNPSSSSGGIAIDDVTLTEMPCPTAVWVIHNFSKILENSSISLIESPRFYSPEGYGFGISVLPNYRNSGYARVAFHLCSGENDAVLEWPALNRQATLTVLDQDPDVLKRMSSSKSFTTSKDHVNSASGTIIWDKPSIAGRFDESCNCNRSIAWGWSNFISHSQMRRRGFLKNDDLIIFAEFNDIIHLNNTEVPVRTVQSALTEGLVLERQKRAAQEMEPIQDRLPYHPDPCDPNPCQNNGVCVNVKGKASCRCSSGQAFFFTGERCQSRQVHGNILGMLIGGIAGTIVLTIVLISMMARR
- the MEP1A gene encoding meprin A subunit alpha isoform X1, whose translation is MGSSILPLCLTLLLCSVYGSPVSVGHLSGEADAGAGEIFKDIPQINLAAGLDLFQGDILLPKNQRNALRNETYRWKFPIPYILGDDLDLNAKGVILQAFEMFRLKSCIDFKPYEGERTYIFFSKQDGCWSMVGDLQTGQNLSIGSGCDYRAIVEHEILHALGFYHEQSRMDRDDYVNIWWDEIIAGKEHNFAKYNDAYITDLNTPYDYESLMHYEPFSFNKNASVPTITAKIPAFDDIIGQRLDLSAIDLERLNRMYNCTSTHTFLDQCSFELENICGMIQGTNHDQDWIHQQGSVMGQEDHTLSGHCRDAGYFMYFNTNSGQADEVAILESRILYPKRTQQCLQFFYRTTGSPSDKLIIWLKEDDGTGNIRKMRKIQTFQADSDSNWKIAHVTLNAQKKFRYLFQGLKGNPSSSSGGIAIDDVTLTEMPCPTAVWVIHNFSKILENSSISLIESPRFYSPEGYGFGISVLPNYRNSGYARVAFHLCSGENDAVLEWPALNRQATLTVLDQDPDVLKRMSSSKSFTTSKDHVNSGKRGTIIWDKPSIAGRFDESCNCNRSIAWGWSNFISHSQMRRRGFLKNDDLIIFAEFNDIIHLNNTEVPVRTVQSALTEGLVLERQKRAAQEMEPIQDRLPYHPDPCDPNPCQNNGVCVNVKGKASCRCSSGQAFFFTGERCQSRQVHGNILGMLIGGIAGTIVLTIVLISMMARR